From Ipomoea triloba cultivar NCNSP0323 chromosome 5, ASM357664v1, the proteins below share one genomic window:
- the LOC116020568 gene encoding scarecrow-like protein 18 yields MLGSFGSSSSSRSHDEQDTTNNHNNNDPPSSVVAPLPPFQFHQIQRRRTVFASSSSPPAIQMRQFLISCAELISRSDFSAAHRLISFLASNTSPFGDSSERLAHQFTRALSLRLHQSISASASAATPLPFPEAQIASVEQPGLVQSSYLSLNQITPFIRFTHLTANQAILEAIDDGQRNAVHILDFDVMHGVQWPPLMQALADRYPPPTLRITGTGNDLDILRRTGDRLAKFAHSLGLRFQFHPLLLSNNEDDEDVDPPLSSVVLLPDETLAVNCVLYLHRLLKNREKLNRFLHRIKSMRPRVVTVAEREASHNSSCFLQRFVEALDHYAVVFDSLEATLPPSSRERVAVEQVWFGREIVDIVAAEGEKRKERHEKFRTWEMLLRSTGFSNIGLSPFALSQAKLLLRLHYPSEGYQLRVIADSFFLGWQNHPLFSVSSWH; encoded by the coding sequence ATGTTAGGCTCATTTGGTTCTTCATCCTCTTCCAGATCCCACGACGAACAGGATACTactaataatcataataataatgaccCGCCTTCATCGGTGGTGGCTCCGTTGCCGCCGTTTCAGTTCCACCAGATTCAACGCCGGAGGACTGTCTTCgcttcttcttcatctcctcCGGCGATTCAAATGCGGCAATTCCTAATCAGCTGCGCTGAGTTAATCTCGAGATCTGATTTCTCCGCCGCTCACCGTCTCATCTCGTTTTTGGCTTCTAATACTTCTCCTTTTGGCGATTCCAGTGAGAGATTGGCGCATCAGTTCACTCGCGCCCTTTCTCTCCGCCTCCACCAGAGCATCTccgcctccgcctccgccgCAACTCCGCTGCCGTTTCCTGAGGCTCAGATAGCTAGTGTTGAACAACCGGGGCTTGTTCAGTCCTCCTATTTGTCTCTCAATCAAATCACGCCGTTCATAAGGTTTACTCATCTCACCGCGAATCAGGCGATCCTGGAAGCGATCGACGACGGTCAACGAAATGCCGTTCACATCCTTGACTTCGACGTCATGCACGGCGTTCAGTGGCCGCCCTTAATGCAAGCCCTAGCGGATCGCTACCCTCCCCCGACGCTCCGGATCACCGGCACCGGAAATGACCTGGATATTCTACGGAGAACCGGCGACCGTCTCGCCAAATTCGCTCACTCCTTAGGGTTGAGATTCCAATTTCACCCTCTACTCCTCAGCAACAACGAAGATGACGAAGACGTCGACCCTCCTCTATCCTCCGTCGTTCTACTCCCGGACGAAACCCTAGCCGTGAACTGCGTGCTTTATCTCCACAGACTCCTGAAGAATCGCGAGAAGCTCAACCGTTTTCTTCACAGAATCAAAAGCATGAGGCCCAGGGTGGTCACCGTGGCGGAAAGGGAAGCGAGCCACAACAGCTCTTGCTTCCTCCAGCGGTTCGTGGAGGCGCTGGATCACTACGCCGTGGTGTTCGACTCCCTGGAAGCGACGCTGCCGCCCAGCAGCCGGGAGAGGGTGGCGGTGGAGCAAGTCTGGTTCGGGAGAGAGATTGTGGACATTGTGGCGGCGGAGGGAGAGAAGAGGAAAGAGCGGCACGAGAAATTCCGAACATGGGAGATGTTGTTGAGGAGCACCGGTTTTAGCAATATCGGTTTAAGCCCTTTTGCTCTGTCGCAGGCAAAACTTCTTCTCAGACTCCATTACCCTTCAGAAGGTTACCAGCTCCGTGTCATCGCCGATTCTTTCTTCCTCGGCTGGCAAAACCATCCACTTTTCTCTGTATCTTCTTGGCACTGA
- the LOC116019978 gene encoding probable protein phosphatase 2C 6 yields MGICYSSGKSKGSDKERDSKNESGRKSVIGSVSGDFSSFFSKLNGGAGGPGSGLIGGGIKERALHQIPGRLFANGSSAVASLFTQQGKKGTNQDAMIVWENFCSRTGTIFCGVFDGHGPYGHLVARKVRDTLPLLLNAEWEAKSTTDRTSASENGDTNGNSQVDEFVDDDLCESTEAENNEKFPEMYLPLKQSILKAFKSMDKELKLHPTIDCFCSGTTAVALVVQGQDIIVGNVGDSRAILATRDRDDSLMAVQLTIDLKPNLPREAARIQKYKGRVFALQDEPEVARVWLPNSDSPGLAMARAFGDFCLKDFGLISVPDVYYHRITERDEFVVLATDGVWDVLSNKEVVDIVASAPSPASASRALIDCATRAWRLKYPTSKNDDCAVVCLFLKQLSTVEAVVQPQDNLTKKDGEEIQTADVGTEKSNIGDVSVSDSCVLEHSGTIRESSEIEPVVEETLPKDKSPEQSKKSLAECLSTADDEEWSALEGITRVNSLLSIPRFLSGGDKRSASWRKWL; encoded by the exons ATGGGTATTTGCTATTCTTCGGGAAAGAGCAAGGGAAGCGACAAGGAGCGGGACAGCAAAAATGAGAGTGGCAGAAAGTCCGTGATAGGCAGCGTAAGTGGCGATTTCAGCTCATTTTTTAGCAAGCTAAATGGCGGCGCCGGCGGCCCGGGAAGCGGACTGATCGGCGGAGGAATAAAGGAGCGTGCTTTGCATCAGATTCCGGGGAGGCTGTTCGCCAATGGCTCAAGCGCAGTTGCCAGCTTGTTTACTCAGCAAGGAAAGAAAGGAACCAATCAGGACGCTATGATCGTTTGGGAG AATTTCTGTTCGAGAACCGGGACAATCTTTTGTGGAGTATTTGATGGACATGGGCCTTATGGCCATTTGGTAGCAAGGAAGGTTCGAGATACTCTTCCACTATTGTTGAATGCGGAGTGGGAAGCCAAGTCTACCACTGATCGAACCTCTGCCAGTGAGAATGGGGACACCAATGGAAACTCTCAAGTTGATGAATTCGTGGATGATGATTTGTGTGAATCAACAGAAGCTGAGAACAATGAGAAATTCCCTGAAATGTATCTACCACTTAAGCAGTCAATATTAAAGGCATTCAAGTCTATGGATAAGGAACTCAAATTGCACCCCACAATTGACTGTTTCTGTAGTGGGACAACTGCTGTTGCCTTGGTGGTGCAG GGACAAGATATCATAGTTGGAAATGTTGGTGACTCAAGAGCTATACTGGCAACAAGAGATAGAGATGACTCATTGATGGCTGTTCAACTGACGATAGATTTGAAGCCTAATCTTCCAA GAGAAGCTGCTAGGATCCAGAAATACAAAGGAAGGGTTTTTGCGTTGCAAGATGAGCCAGAGGTTGCGCGTGTGTGGTTACCCAATAGTGATTCACCTGGCCTGGCAATGGCCAGAGCATTTGGTGACTTCTGTCTTAAGGATTTTGGTTTAATTTCTGTCCCAGATGTATATTACCACCGCATAACTGAGAGAGATGAGTTTGTTGTTCTTGCAACTGATGGG GTATGGGATGTTCTTTCTAATAAGGAAGTTGTGGATATTGTGGCCTCTGCTCCTAGTCCTGCCTCAGCTTCCAGAGCTcttattgactgtgctactagaGCATGGAGGCTCAAATACCCCACATCAAAGAATGACGATTGTGCTGTTGTGTGTCTCTTTTTGAAGCAATTATCCACTGTTGAGGCTGTTGTACAGCCTCAGGACAATTTGACTAAAAAAGATGGAGAGGAGATTCAGACTGCAGATGTTGGCACTGAGAAATCAAACATCGGTGATGTTTCGGTTTCTGATAGCTGTGTTCTTGAACACTCGGGTACTATCAGAGAGAGCAGTGAGATAGAGCCAGTCGTTGAGGAGACCCTCCCCAAGGATAAAAGTCCCGAGCAATCCAAGAAAAGCCTAGCGGAGTGTCTCTCAACTGCAGACGATGAGGAATGGTCAGCTCTTGAAGGTATTACTCGGGTCAATAGTCTACTTAGTATTCCTAGGTTCTTGTCTGGCGGCGATAAGAGGTCAGCTAGTTGGAGAAAATGGTTGTGA
- the LOC116019506 gene encoding uncharacterized protein LOC116019506 has translation MRLRMGFARASPLASILRLTFFQPNQWRQESVFPPLFLRLNPRRRISCSVVSCSQTPLYLRPAAFRATVSELKKWHLWAETLASSVGSTFLDLDNGPDSTLLLRELNWLIEDAIENPKSLSSNTDNYGDATPVSLRACLDDLYLMWKQRVEERRPFQYVVGCEHWRDLVLGVQEGVLIPRPETELIVDLVDDVLKEDEHLREGLWTDLGTGSGALAIGIARVLGPSGMVVAIDLSPVAVAVASANVQRYNLQDRVKVKEGSWFEPLKDEGRELAGLVSNPPYIPSEHISGLQAEVAKHEPKLALDGGSNGLDDLLHLCKGAASVLKPGGFFAFETNGEEQSKFLAGYMETESKGVFSNVKIISDFGGIQRFVTGFKAR, from the exons ATGAGGCTGCGGATGGGCTTCGCACGTGCGTCGCCTCTCGCTTCAATTCTCCGCCTTACCTTCTTCCAACCAAATCAATGGCGACAAGAATCAGTTTTCCCGCCTTTATTTCTTCGCTTGAATCCGCGCAGGCGAATTTCGTGTTCCGTTGTTTCGTGTTCACAAACGCCGCTGTATCTGAGGCCGGCAGCTTTCAGAGCCACCGTGTCAGAGCTGAAAAAATGGCATCTTTGGGCCGAAACCCTAGCTTCCTCCGTGGGCTCGACGTTCTTGGACCTGGACAACGGCCCAGACTCCACACTCTTGCTCAGAGAGCTCAATTGGCTGATTGAAGATGCGATTGAAAACCCCAAATCACTCTCATCCAATACAGATAATTACGGGGATGCCACTCCTGTGTCACTAAGGGCATGTTTGGATGATCTCTATTTGATGTGGAAGCAGAGGGTAGAAGAAAGGAGGCCATTTCAGTATGTGGTTGGGTGTGAACACTGGAGAGACTTGGTATTGGGTGTTCAAGAAGGTGTGTTGATTCCCAGGCCTGAAACTGAGCTGATTGTGGATTTGGTGGATGATGTGCTCAAGGAAGATGAACATTTGAGGGAAGGATTATGGACTGATTTGGGTACTGGAAGTGGGGCTCTTGCTATTGGGATTGCTAGGGTTTTGGGGCCTTCTGGAATGGTTGTTGCCATTGACTTGAGCCCAGTTGCTGTTGCAGTTGCTTCTGCAAATGTGCAGAGGTATAACTTGCAG GATAGAGTCAAAGTAAAGGAAGGATCTTGGTTTGAGCCACTTAAGGATGAAGGAAGAGAATTGGCTGGGTTGGTAAGCAATCCACCATACATTCCAAGTGAACATATTAGTGGTTTACAAGCTGAAGTTGCTAAGCATGAACCAAAACTTGCATTGGATGGCGGCTCGAATGGCTTAGATGACCTTCTGCATCTCTGCAAGGGAGCTGCTTCTGTATTGAAACCGGGCGGCTTCTTTGCATTCGAG ACAAATGGTGAGGAACAGAGTAAATTTCTTGCTGGTTACATGGAAACAGAAAGTAAAGGAGTCTTCTCCAATGTTAAGATTATATCTGATTTTGGTGGTATCCAGAGATTTGTTACAGGATTCAAAGCAAGATGA